One window of the Prochlorococcus marinus XMU1411 genome contains the following:
- the bchL gene encoding ferredoxin:protochlorophyllide reductase (ATP-dependent) iron-sulfur ATP-binding protein encodes MTSTINRPLDGEGSVQVKQDPKINIEEGALVIAVYGKGGIGKSTTSSNLSAAFSKLGKKVLQIGCDPKHDSTFTLTHKMVPTVIDILEEVDFHSEELRPTDFMFEGFNGVMCVESGGPPAGTGCGGYVTGQTVKLLKEHHLLEDTDVVIFDVLGDVVCGGFAAPLQHANYCLIVTANDFDSIFAMNRIVSAIKAKAKNYKVRLGGVVANRSKDTDQIDKFNERTGLKTMAHFKDVDAIRRSRLKKCTIFEMEPTEDVIEVQNEYLSLAKNMLENVEPLEGNPLKDREIFDLLGFD; translated from the coding sequence ATGACAAGTACTATAAATAGACCTCTTGATGGAGAAGGAAGTGTTCAAGTAAAACAAGATCCAAAAATAAATATTGAGGAAGGGGCTTTAGTTATTGCCGTGTATGGGAAGGGTGGCATCGGAAAATCAACTACATCATCAAACCTTTCTGCAGCATTCTCAAAATTAGGTAAAAAGGTTCTACAAATTGGATGTGATCCGAAGCACGATAGCACTTTCACTTTGACGCACAAAATGGTTCCTACAGTTATCGATATTCTCGAAGAGGTAGATTTTCATAGCGAAGAATTGAGGCCAACCGATTTCATGTTTGAAGGTTTTAATGGCGTTATGTGCGTTGAAAGTGGAGGTCCTCCTGCTGGGACAGGGTGCGGGGGATATGTAACCGGTCAGACAGTTAAACTATTAAAAGAACATCATTTATTAGAAGATACTGACGTTGTTATATTTGATGTCCTAGGAGACGTCGTTTGCGGAGGATTTGCAGCTCCATTGCAACATGCAAATTATTGTCTAATTGTTACCGCTAATGACTTCGATTCAATATTTGCTATGAATAGAATTGTCTCTGCAATTAAGGCAAAAGCAAAAAATTATAAAGTCAGATTAGGTGGGGTAGTCGCAAATAGATCAAAAGATACAGATCAAATTGATAAATTCAATGAAAGAACAGGTTTAAAAACTATGGCCCACTTTAAAGATGTCGACGCCATTAGAAGGTCAAGACTAAAAAAATGCACCATTTTTGAAATGGAACCAACTGAAGATGTTATTGAAGTTCAAAATGAATATTTATCTCTTGCCAAAAATATGCTTGAAAACGTAGAACCTTTAGAAGGGAATCCACTTAAAGATAGAGAAATTTTTGATTTATTAGGATTCGATTAG
- a CDS encoding protochlorophyllide reductase, which translates to MSKNIKGLVLITGTTSGVGLNTLKPLLRFGWEVIAVNRSNKRAIKIAEESLTKEEVENVHFIEIDLSNLDDVRKGCDEILERFKKPINSLICNAAVYKPRLKRPERSAQGFENSMAVNHFGHFLMINLLMENILSSEREIVLNGKSTVFKPRITVLGTVTANYSELGGRIPIPAPADLGDLSGFKNGFLSPISMANGKKFKPGKAYKDSKLCNMVTVQELSKRYPAEKVIVNSLYPGCVADTKLFRDTPWLFRFLFPIFQKFITKGYVSQRMAGERVAQVATYKEFAKPSVHWSWGNRQKTGRKAFSQKLSKRIIDTKTSQQTYDLTSQLLGLD; encoded by the coding sequence GTGAGTAAGAACATTAAAGGTTTAGTCCTAATAACAGGAACAACTTCAGGAGTTGGATTAAATACTCTAAAACCTCTATTAAGATTTGGATGGGAGGTTATAGCAGTTAATCGATCAAATAAAAGAGCTATAAAAATAGCTGAGGAATCACTGACAAAAGAGGAAGTTGAAAATGTTCACTTTATAGAAATAGATCTTTCTAATTTGGATGATGTGAGAAAAGGTTGCGATGAAATATTAGAAAGATTTAAAAAACCAATAAATTCTCTTATTTGTAATGCAGCAGTTTATAAACCGAGACTAAAGAGACCTGAAAGGTCAGCACAGGGGTTTGAAAACTCTATGGCAGTAAATCATTTTGGGCATTTTCTTATGATAAATCTACTTATGGAAAATATTTTATCTTCTGAAAGAGAAATTGTTTTAAATGGCAAATCAACTGTATTCAAGCCAAGAATTACAGTATTAGGTACTGTTACGGCTAATTATTCAGAACTTGGTGGAAGAATCCCCATCCCTGCACCAGCTGATTTGGGAGATTTATCTGGATTCAAAAATGGTTTTTTATCTCCAATAAGTATGGCGAATGGAAAGAAATTTAAACCTGGTAAGGCTTATAAGGATAGTAAACTTTGCAATATGGTGACCGTTCAGGAATTATCAAAAAGATATCCTGCAGAGAAGGTCATTGTAAATTCTCTATATCCTGGATGTGTTGCTGATACAAAACTTTTTAGAGATACACCTTGGTTATTTAGATTCCTTTTCCCGATATTTCAAAAATTCATAACAAAAGGATATGTTTCACAAAGAATGGCAGGAGAGAGGGTCGCTCAAGTGGCAACTTATAAAGAATTTGCTAAACCATCAGTCCATTGGAGCTGGGGAAATCGTCAAAAAACTGGCAGAAAAGCTTTTTCTCAAAAGTTGTCAAAAAGAATAATTGATACGAAGACCTCTCAACAAACTTATGATTTAACAAGCCAATTGCTTGGATTAGATTAA
- the psaM gene encoding photosystem I reaction center subunit XII has product MEPTQTINLIALSLIVVMHAGVLALRLGISLGRN; this is encoded by the coding sequence ATGGAGCCAACTCAAACAATAAATCTTATTGCATTAAGCCTCATCGTTGTTATGCATGCAGGAGTTTTAGCATTAAGACTAGGAATTAGTTTAGGTAGGAACTAA